CCCTCAAGGACGAGCAGGTGTACATTCTGGAGGTGAACCCGCGGGCCTCGCGGACCTCGCCCTTCGTATCCAAAGCCACTGGAGTGCCCCTGGCCAAGCTGGCCACACGGGTCATGCTGGGGGAAAAGCTCAAGGAGCTGAACCCCTGGGCCATGCGCAAGGGCGGCTATTACGCCGTAAAAGAGGCCGTACTGCCCTTCAACCGCTTCCCCGGCGTGGATACCCTGCTGGGGCCGGAAATGCGTTCCACGGGCGAAGTCATGGGCATCGATCCGTCTCTGGGGCTGGCCTTCATGAAATCCCAGATCGCCGCCGGACAGTTCATACCGAACGCCGGATGCGTCTTCATTTCCGTCAACGATCACGACAAGGAAGGCATCGTCGTCCCGGCCAGAACCTTCCAGAAGCTGGGCTTCACCATCATGTCCACCAGGGGCACGGCCGCCTTTCTGGCACAGCGCGGCGTGGACTGCCAGGTGGTGAACAAGGTTTACGAAGGCCGGCCCAATGTCGCCGACCATATCAAAAACGGCGACATCCAGCTGGTCATCAATACATCCTCGGGCAAACGGACCAAGGAAGACTCCTCCGAACTGCGCCGGGCAACCATCCTCTACAGCCTGCCGTACACCACCAATCTCGCGGCGGCCAAGGCCCTGGCCCTGGCGGTCAAGGAATGCCAGGCCGCCGGCCTGGGTGTGAAATGCCTGCAGGAATACTACGCGGGGTCAAAGGAGTTTTAGCCCGGCATCTCCCGTGCCTTCCGGAGACAGAAAAAATCGCCCCCTCGTCAGACAGACTGGCGAGGGGGCTTTTTTGAGCCATCCATTATAACTGGTTCCGACGGCAATTTCTACCTGCTGATGGCCGTTACGGGGCAGGCATCAATAGCGTCTTGCACACACTCTGCCGTGGAGTCCGGAGCCGTGACCATGGCCTTCTCCTCCTCCGGGATCATGGAGAAGACCTCGGGACAGAGCTCAACACAAGTTTCACAGCCAATACATTCCTCGTGATCGATGACTATGGACATATCGCCTCCTTTGGTTTCTCTCCATGTATACATACCGCCCAGTCCGGGCAAGGGTCCGCAATCTGGCATGGTTCTGGCTTTGCCCCCGGCGGAGGATTTCATGCACGAGCCCACACCCGATACCATTCGCGACGCCCACGCGCGGCTGCACCCATCCCCGCAGGCGGAGAACCCTTCCGCGCGGCGTCTCTCCGGCATGGAGCTGACGCTTGGGAGTCCCCTGGCCAGTCAATACCTTGACGTCTTCAACAGGGAAATGAAGCCCAGATCCGCCAACTGGGCCATCTGGTGGTCCGACCTGATGATGACCATGTTCATCATGTTCGCGGCCCTGTATGCCTTCCAGATACCGGTCAGCCGGGCAGTACCCTCTCCGTCCGAGCCCATGCCCGTGGTGGTCAGACCCAGACCCGACGACGCGGGCTCCATCCTGGCCCGCGTCCATGACCAGATACGCGACGTGATCCAGCGAGAGGGTCTCGGCGACAGCGTGATCGCGCGGCTGACCCCGGGCAAGAGCCTGCGGGTGACGCTTGCGGGAGACGCCTTCTTCATCTCCGGCTCGGCGACCCTGCGGCCGGAGGGAAAAAACGCTCTGGTTCCCCTCGCCCGGATCCTGCGCGGAGCTCCGCATTCACTGGCCGTGTCCGGACACGCTTCGGCCGGGGAATCCCTGCCGGACGGCTCCGGACCGTGGACTCTTTCCACGGCCCGGTCCGGGGAAGTGGCGAAATTCCTGATCCGGGACGGCGTGTCTTCCGACCGTGTCAGCCTGGCCGGTTACGGCGACCAGCGCCCTCTCCGGAAAGACATGGCGGCCAGCGCCCGGAACAGACGGGTGGATCTGGTTCTGAGCATGGACAATCCCACCGAACCGGTATCGGAAATCGCCCAGAGCGGAAGCGGATTCAGAAGCTGGGTGGCGGAAAAGGAACCTGCCGGCTCCAGATGATCCGACCGGAGCGCCTTTTCAATTGAACGGCGCGCCCCGCTTGCGGGCGTGGAGGAAAAATGGACTGGAAATCACGGATCGGGCTGTTGCTGTGCGCCCTGATTTTCGCGGCGGGCTTTGCCGGCAGCGGAGATATGAGCAGATATTTCAACGCGGCGGGGCTGCTGGTGGTCCTCGGCGGCAGTTTCGGCGCGGCCATCGCCAGCTTCCGCATGCAGCGGCTGTCGTACGTGTGGAAGGTGCTGCGCAACTCGTACCGCGCGAAGATGAAGGAGCCGGCGGAAATCGTGGAAATTCTGGTGGATCTTTCGGTCAAGAGCCGCATCCGGGGCCTGCACACCCTGGCCGAGGACGAACGGGAGACATCCATCATGTTCCTGCGCCGTGCCCTGGGGTTCGTGGTGGACAACTACTCCCAGGAGCAGACCGCCGACATTCTGCACACGGAGATGTTCTTCTTCAAACAGCGCCGGGACGAATCCGAACGCGTGCTGCGGATCATGGCCGACATCTGTCCGGCCATCGGCCTGGCCGGAAGCGTCATCGGCCTGATCGGCATGCTGTCCGGAGTGAACGACACGTCCGTAGTGGTTTCCACCATCCCCATCGCCCTGACCTCCACCCTGTACGGAGTGATTCTGGCCAACTTCATCCTGCTGCCCATGGCCGCCCGCGTGCGCGAGGTCACGGACCATGAACTCCTGCTGCAGAAAATCATCATCGAAGGCATCCGCGCCATCCAGAGCGAGCTGAATCCGCGCGTGCTGGAAGTGAAGCTCAAGTCTTTTCTCACGCCCTCGGCGCGGGAAGGCCAGCTGGTTTCCCTGGCCCGGATCAAGGAACGTTTCGGCCTGCATGGGCAGGAACCCGCCGGGGCCGGTCAAAAATCCGCCGCGGCCCCCCGCGAGGAACAGGAGGCCGTGCCCGTTTCAGAGCTCATGAAGGAAAAACAACCGGAAACACGAAAGGCCGGGTAACGAAAACACGAAAGGCCGGGCTCTGTCGCCGTCCGGGACGTTTATGCCGTCCCGCCGTGCACCAGGGCGCATATCTCCTGCATGGCCTTGGCCGGATTCTCCTGCTGAAACGCGTTGCGCCCCACGCATACGCCCGCCGCGCCCGCGTCCAGAGCCTCCCGCAGGGCGCGGACAAAAACACGGAAATCCCCGTTCCGCGGCCCTCCGCTGACCACCACCGGAGCCGGGCAGGCCGACACGGCCCGGCTGAAACTCTGAGGATTGCCGCAGTAGGGCACCTTGATCACATCGGCCCCCAGCTCCGCGCCGATGCGGATGCTGTGCGCCACCAGGACCGGATCCGTCTCGTTCACGATCTGTCCGCCGCGGGCGTAAATCATGGCCAGCAGCGGCAGACCCAGCTGATGCGCGTCCTCCACGCACGCTCCCAGATCCGCAAGCATGCGGTCTTCGAGGTCGTTGCCGATATTGATGTGCATGGACACCATGTCCGCGCCCAGCCGCAGCGCCTCGGGCACGGAGCAGACCAGAGCCTTGCTGTACGGCGGCAGGCCGTGGCGGGTACCCGCCGAGAGATGCACCACCAGCGACTGATCCAGCCGCACTTCCCCGCCGTGCGCCATGGTCATGCCCTTGTGCAGCACCACCGCCTGGATGGGCAGGGCGCGCGCGGCCCGCAGCACCTCGCCGGGATCTTCCAATCCGGCGATGCTGCCCTCCGAAAGGCCGTGATCCAGCGGCAGAATGACCGTCCGTCTGGATTCGGGGTGAAAAAGGCGGGCGGCCTTGCGCAAATGTCCGATCATGGTCTTTCTCCTTTATCTGTCCGACCACAGACAGCGGTTTCCCTTGACTGTCAGAAATCCCAGCGGAAGACTTCTGTAATACATCGCCCGGCGTCCGCCCGTTCCGCCTGAAGGCATGCTCTGGCCGGAGAGCAGGGCGTGGATGGGGGGCACCTCGTCCAGCACCAGAGCGCCGCCGTCCGGCTCCGGGGGAACGAACAGCCGCAGTGCCGGGTCCACGCTCAGGGAAGCTCCCGCCGCCTTGCCCACTCCGAAACCCTGCCAGCGAAGTGTTTCCGGAAAAAGGCGGCGGGCTTTCTCCAGGATCAGATAGGCCCGGCCTCCGGTGCAAAGAAATTCGTGCGGAGACGGCGGGCCGCTGTCAAGGCCCGTGCGGGCCCGGAACTGCGCCGAAGAAACGATGGCGCCGGGCAATGGCGGGAAAGAATTTTCCTCTTCCACGGCATCTTCTCCGGGCCTGGTCAGGCAGGCCAGAAAAAAACCCTGGGCCGCACTGCCCGCCCCGTCCACCAGCAGGCAGCCCGGCAGGCTCGGGGCAAAGGAAAACCCGGCAAAAGGCGGCAATTCCGTCACCGCAAGGCCCAGATGGTCCACGGCGAAGCGGACCTGGTCCTCGTTTTCGCGCCGGTTCGTGGTGCAGGTGGAATACAAAAGCCGACCGCCGGGAGCCAAAAGCGCGGCCGCCTTGCGCAGCAGCTCCCGCTGCAGAACCTCCAATGGAACGGTTTTCTTTCCGCTCCACATGCGCGCCGCCGCCGGATTCTTTTCCACCGTGCCCCATCCGCTGCACGGCGCATCCAGCAGAATCCACGGCCATGCGCCCTCACGCAGAGGAAGCCGCTGGCCCTCGTAACGGCAGGTGGCCACATTGAAGCATCCCAGATGCCGCATGTTCGCGCGCAGCGTAGCCAGACGGTCCGGGCTCGGCTCATTGGCCAGCACCATGCCGCCGGGACCCACCAGTTGGGACAGAAGGCCGGTCTTGCTGCCCGGACTGGCACACAGATCCAGCACCACGGCATCCCGCGCCGGAGCCAGCGCCAGAGGCGGCAGCATGGAAGACTTGTCCTGAATGTAGATGTAGCCGAAGCGCGCGGCCAGACTGCGGCCCAGGGGTATGGGTTCTCCGGTCAGCACCCGCGCGCCGTCGAAAAACTCCTCCCCATGGAAGGAAAAGCCCTCGGCCTGGAGCAGAGCCTCCACATCCGCAACCTGCTTCGGCGCGCAGACCAGCCGGAAAGAACGATGAGTGTTTTTCATGAGGCATTCTGGAGGGATATTTGACAAGCCCCGCACTAGCCATCAAGAAAAGTCCTGTCAAAAATGGCGGAGGCGGCATGGAACGGATCAGAACCCAGGTGCGGGTGGTGGAGGTCGGCCCCGAGGAGGACGGGCGCAAGCTGCTCTCCTTTCTGGAAGCCCGCCTGGGGCGCCTGCCTTCGGGCCTGTACATGCGCTTGGTGCGAAGCGGCCAGATTCGCCTGGACGGCCGCCGCTGCAAGCCCTTTGACCGCGTTCAGGCCGGGCAGAAGGTGCGCATCCCGCCGGTGGAGGTGGAGCGGAAAGAAGAAGCCCTGCCACGGGGCAGCCTTTCCATTGTCCATGAGGACGGCGACATGCTGGTGATCGACAAGCCCGCGGGGCTTCCCGTGCATCCCGGAACGGGCTGGACGGACTCCGTGCACGGCCGGCTGGATGCCTGGCAGCCCCGCCCCATCCCCGTGCACCGGCTGGACCGGGATACCTCCGGCCTGCTGCTGTGCGCCAAAACCCACAGGTTTCTGCGGTCCATGCACTCCGTCTGGCATACGGTGACCAAGGCGTACGTCTGCTGGGTGGAAGGGCTTTGGCCGCACGGCTCCTGGCATACCGTGATTTCGGAGCTGGGCAAGACCGGCACGCCGCGCGGCGAGCGGATGTGCAGCGGCCATGGCAGGCGGGCTGTTTCCCACGTCCATCCGCTGCGGAAAAAGGACGGCAGGACATTGCTCGTGGTGGTGCTGGGAACGGGACGGACCCATCAGATCCGGGTGCACTTGGCGGACAGCGGACACCCCATCGTAGGCGACGCCAAATACGGACGCGGCCAGGGGCTTCTGCTGCATGCGGCGGCGCTGCGCTGGCCAGGGCACTCCTTTTCGGCGCTGCCCGAATGGCCCGGCCCCTTCGCGCCGGAACGAGGCTGCGAGGAAGAAATCTTCAGTCTGCTGGCGGAAAATTTTCCCGGACGAGAGGACATATGACGGAACATCGCATGCGGAGCGTTTACTGGTGCGCGGCCCTGCTCCTTGTGGCCGCAACCACCCTGGTCAGATGCTGGTTCATAGGTTCGGGTCAGCTGGGGCTTTCTCCGGACGAGGCGCAGTACTGGGACTGGAGCCGGACGCCGCAGTGGTCCTACTACTCCAAAGGTCCGCTCATCGCCTTCATCAACATGGCGGGCACGGCTCTTTTCGGCCCCACGGAGACCGGCGTGCGGGCCGGGGCCGTGTTCGGATCGGCTGTCATGCAGCTGGCCGTGCTGGGCTGGGTCGGTCTGTACATGGGCCGTATCCGCACGGCTTTCTGGACGCTTTTCGCCCTCAACACCACCCCTCTCTTCGCGGCCGGAAGCGTGCTCATGACCACGGACAATCCTTTGCTGACCTGCTGGATCGCCGCCATGGTCTGCTTTCATCTGGCCGTGGACAAGGGCTGGCGGGCGGCCTTCGTTCTGCTGGCTGTTTTCCTGGCCGTGGGGATCACGGCCAAATACACCATGCTCCTTTTCATTCCCCTGGCGCTGGGGGCCGGATGGTGGATCGGAAGAAAGCAGGAATTACCGGACGGCTTCCGACCCCGGCTCGGAAAAGCCCTGGGCGCCGGCGGGCTCGCGGGTTTTCTGCCCATCGCCGTCTGGAACGCGGGCAACGGCTGGGCGGGCATCAAGCATGTCCTCTACCGGGGCGGCATGGCCGGAGAAAAAGCCCGCGTCCTGTTCGATCCGGAAAATTTCTTTGAATATCTGGGCGGCCAGCTGGGCGTCATCACTCCGTGGTGGCTGGCATTTCTTCTGCTTGGGGCGTGGCTGACGGGCCGGAAAATTTTCTCCGGCGCCACCGGGGAGTGTGGCCTTTCCCGAAGCACGGCCATCATCCTCACGGTTTTCTTCTGGCCCGTGTGGCTCTTTTTTCTTCTGTGGAGCCTGCACACCAAAATCGAGGCCAACTGGTCCGCCGCGGCCTATCCTGCGGGAATGATCTTGGCCGGACTGGCCGTGGAGCGGTTCATGGCCAGAAACGCCGGACGCAGGCGCGTCTTCGTGTGGCCCGCTCTGGGCGTGCTGGTCTTTCTCGGCCTGCATCTGCCGGGATACATTCCGTGGGACGGCCCCAAAAACCCCGTACATCGCCTGCTGGGCTGGGAAGAGCTGGGCTCCGCCGTGGCGAAAATGCAGGAGGAGCTGGGCGGACCGGCTTTCGCCCTGAGCGACGAGTACGGCGTCACGGCCGAACTTTCCTTTTACGTGCCGGGACAGAAACGGGCCTTCTGCGCGGCCGGAAGCCGCAAAATGAACCAGTACGACTTCTGGTCCGGCCCGGGCGCGGAACAAACCAATGCGGTTCTCGTGATCAAAGGCAGAAAACCCACTGTACCGGACTCGGTGCGAAGCATGTTCGCCAGCGTCGGAGAACCCGTCATGCTGACCACAACCCAAGGGCCTCGCCAGGGGCAGACTTTTCTCCTTTTCCCCTGCCGGGGGTACACCGGCCAATGGGCCAGGCAGGAAGGAAAAACTTTTTAGACAGGCGGCTTAGGCAGACACATGCGCTTCATCCATAATACCAGCACGGATCCGGCCTTTAATCTGGCCGCCGAGGAATGGCTCCTGCGCCATACAGAGACCGATATTTTCATGCTCTGGCGCAATGCCCCGGCCGTCATCGTGGGACGCAATCAGAACACATCCGCCGAAATCGACGAGGACTTCGCCCGCCAGCGCGGTATCAGGGTCATCCGCCGCCTGACCGGAGGCGGAGCCGTCTTCCACGATCTGGGCAATGTCAACTTCACTTTCATCCAGCTCGGACAGCGCAGCAGCCTGGATTTCCACCGCTTCACCCTGCCCATTCTGGAAGCCCTGCGTGCTCTTGGTATAGACTGCCGGTTCGAGGGGCGGAACGATCTGGTCATCGACGGGCGGAAATTTTCGGGCAATGCCCAGACCATCGAGAAGGACCGGGTTCTGCACCACGGCACGCTCCTCTTCTCGGCGGAAATGGCCGACCTGTCCGGCGTGCTCAAGGTCAATCAGGCCAAGTATGCGGACAAGGCCGTAAAAAGCGTCCGGAAACGGGTCACGAACATCTCCAGTCACCTGAAAGAGCCTCTCTCTGTGGAGGATTTCATCGCCCACGTCATGCGGCATGTCGCAGCGGGCATTCCCGGCTTCCGGCAGGATATCTCTTCCGGCGAGGAGGCGGACATCTCCGCCCTGGCGGATGCCAAATACCGCACCTGGGAATGGAATTTCGGCGCATCCCCGGCCTACGCCTTCACCCGCGTCACGCGCACCGCGGGCGGCGTGGTGGAGGTGCATCTGGACGTCTCGCGGGGAATCATCGCCGAGGCCAGAATCTTCGGCGATTTTTTCGGCGTGCGGCCCGTGGAGGAACTCGAACGGCAGCTGGCCGGATGCGCGCATGAACGAAAGGCCATTGAAGACCGCCTCGGACGTGTGCACATCGGAGACTACATAAGCGGCGTGGAACCGCGGGACGTGCTGCATTGCTTCTTCTGACACGCGCCTTTTTCCGAAGCAGCCGTCCCGGCATGAAATCCTTCCCGGAGGAGTTGCCCGCCCCTCCAACTTTCTTTATCCTCGCCCGAATTGACTGATTCATTTCAGGAAATCAGTCCGCTCAAGGAGAACCGCATGGATCCCGCACTGGCCAAACCGTTCATCAAAGCGACGCAGGACGTTCTTTCCGCCATGGCCGCCCTGAACATCACGGCGGATACGCCATACCTCAAAAAAGACAGAAAGGGCGCGGGAGACGTGTCCGCCGTGATCGGCATCACGGGGGATAAAAGCGGCTCGTTTTCCATTTCCTTCGACCGCAAGACTGCCATCCACCTCACCAGGCAGATGCTCGGCGACGCCATCGAAGACATTGTGCAGGATGTTCAGGACGCGGTAGGTGAAATCACCAACATGATCTCGGGGCAGGCCAGAGTGGGTCTTGTGGACATGGGCCTGAAGCTTCAGGGCTCCACGCCGTCGGTCATCATGGGGGACGGGCATACCATCACCCATATGGTTTCAGCCCCGGTCATGGCCATTCCCTTTTCCTGCGAAGCCGGGACCTTCACCCTCGAATTCTGTTTCGCCTGAAAAGCCGGATGAGCGAAACGGGCAACATCAACGATCAGGTGGCCCAGCTGCTGCTTGGGGCCAGAAATCCGCTGCAGACCGCTCCGGCCGAATTCGACATTCTGGAAATGCCCCTCGAAGGTGTGGCCGCATTCTGGCTGTCCATAAAAAAAACCCTGGATACCAAGAGAAAAGGCAATTCCTTCCTGCAGGAGGAAGCCCGCCATACCCGCGAACCGCAGATCCGCTTCCTGCTCGAACTGGCCTCTTCCTCCTTTTCTCCGGAACGCTGCGAAACCCTGGCCGCCATCCGCAAAAACAACATCCTGGCCGAACTGCACCGGAAATACGTGCTCATGGCCATCGCCCTGCTCGGCATCGTATCCAAGGAAAACCCACAGAAAGTCATGATCCGCTTTCTGTCCAAATTCCACATCGCGCCCATTTTCGAGAAACAGGTTTTCGAGGTGGCCCAGGTCATGCTCAGAAACCTGGAAAACGCCGAGCTGAACAAGGCCAAATTCCTGAATATCGATCACAAGCTGAGCATCGAGGCCCTGATCATCAACCTCATTTTTTACTGCATGCTGGCCCGCCGCAACGGCCCGAAATTCCTGCTCGATTTCCGGGAATACATCGCATCCCGCTACTTCAAGGACGGCCTGGCCCTCATCTGCGACGGGTTTGACTACGATTTCGTCAAATTCCGCCTGAATCTGGTCAAAAAGGAATTCCTCGCCGCCACGGAAACCAAGCTGGACCTTTCCATGTACATGATGGCGGGAATCAAGGCCGGAACACCCTTCGACGACCTTTATCTCATCGCCAAAGCCTATCTCCCATGAAAAAGGCCGCCCTAAGGCGGCCCGTGCATGGTCCATTTCCGGCCGACGACACGCCGAGCCGGAAAAATGTCATTCCTTGCTCTTCTTTTTCTTCTCCGGCCCTTTCAGCTGGAGCTGCCGGTTCATTTCCTTCATCTGGACCGGTTTGCGGTAATGTCTGTCCATGTGCAGGCAGCCCACCGGGCAGTTGTCCACGCAAATGGCACAGTAAACACAGGCATACGGGTCCACCGTCCATGTCTTGCCCGCCTTGTCCACGGTGATGCATTCCGAGGGGCATTTTCTCTGACACATGCCGCACATGATGCATTCTTCGATCTCGATTTCCAGGTTTCCCCGGACGTTCTCGAAGATTTCCCGGACCTCTGCAGGGTAGAGCCGGGTATGGGGTCTGGCCAGAAAATTCCTCACAATGGTCGCAGTCATATCAAGCATGGGGCCTTCTCCTTAGCGCTCGGTGCAGCTGATGCACGGATCGATGGACAGGACGATGACCGGCACGTCGGCCATCTCGCACCCGGGCAGCATGGCCAGAAGCGGCGGCACATTGGCGAATGTGGGGGTGCGGATGCGTACCCGGTCCAGAAATTTTCCGCCGCTGGCCTTCACATAGTACATGAGTTCCCCACGCGGCTGCTCCGTGCGGCGGACGATTTCACCTTCGGGCCTGCCCTTGGGCTTGGCCCAGATATCTCCCCGGGGAATTTTTGAAACCAGCTGGCGGATGATGTCGATGGCCTGGTAGATTTCACGGAAACGCACCAGCGTGCGCGCGTAGCTGTCACCATCCGTTTCCACCACGGGTTCGAAATCCACATACTTGTAGCCGCCGTACCCGGTCATACGGATGTCCTGAGCCACGCCGGAGCCCCGCAGCTGCGGCCCGGCGGCCCCCAGCTCGTAAGCCTGGTCCCGGGTCAGCACACCCTTGCCCACGGTGCGCTTCTTGACCGTATAATCGTTGGTCAGCACCGGCTTGATTCTGTCCAGCTCCTGTTCCAGTTCATCGGCCACCTGCAATACCCAGCGCAGCTGGTCGTCGCTCATGTCCCGACGCGTGCCGCCCACGCGGTTCACGGACATGATCACCCGGTTGCCGGCGGTGGCCTCCATCACGTCCAGCACCCGCTCGCGAATGCGCCAGCAATGCATGAACAGGCTCTCCATGCCGAAAGCGTCGGCCAGCAGCCCAAGCCAGAGTAGATGGGAATGCATGCGGTGCAGCTCCGACCAGATGATCCGCAGAAAATCAGCCCGGGGCGGCACTTCCACGCCCAGCAGATCTTCAATGCACATGCAGTAGTTGTGCGCGTGAATACAGCTGCAGATGCCGCAGACGCGCTCCACCACCTGGACCATCTGGTCCACGTCCTTGAGGGTCACCAGCGTCTCCAGGCCGCGATGCACATAGCCAAGGGTCGGCAGCGCTTCCGTGACGATCTCGTCCTGCAGCACCAGCCGCAGATGCAATGGTTCGGGCAGGACCGGATGCTGAGGTCCGAAGGGGACGATGGTCGCCATGATTACGCTTCCTCCCTGGCGGATTCCTTTTTCTCCATGCTGACCTTGCAGAACGGATATTTCTCCACTTCTTCCTCAAGGTAGAGACGGCCGCCGAAATCGAGTACCAGTCCGTCGAACGTGACGCCGAAATGGTCC
Above is a window of Desulfomicrobium orale DSM 12838 DNA encoding:
- a CDS encoding 4Fe-4S binding protein, with amino-acid sequence MLDMTATIVRNFLARPHTRLYPAEVREIFENVRGNLEIEIEECIMCGMCQRKCPSECITVDKAGKTWTVDPYACVYCAICVDNCPVGCLHMDRHYRKPVQMKEMNRQLQLKGPEKKKKSKE
- a CDS encoding chemotaxis protein CheX, which encodes MDPALAKPFIKATQDVLSAMAALNITADTPYLKKDRKGAGDVSAVIGITGDKSGSFSISFDRKTAIHLTRQMLGDAIEDIVQDVQDAVGEITNMISGQARVGLVDMGLKLQGSTPSVIMGDGHTITHMVSAPVMAIPFSCEAGTFTLEFCFA
- a CDS encoding ArnT family glycosyltransferase; translated protein: MTEHRMRSVYWCAALLLVAATTLVRCWFIGSGQLGLSPDEAQYWDWSRTPQWSYYSKGPLIAFINMAGTALFGPTETGVRAGAVFGSAVMQLAVLGWVGLYMGRIRTAFWTLFALNTTPLFAAGSVLMTTDNPLLTCWIAAMVCFHLAVDKGWRAAFVLLAVFLAVGITAKYTMLLFIPLALGAGWWIGRKQELPDGFRPRLGKALGAGGLAGFLPIAVWNAGNGWAGIKHVLYRGGMAGEKARVLFDPENFFEYLGGQLGVITPWWLAFLLLGAWLTGRKIFSGATGECGLSRSTAIILTVFFWPVWLFFLLWSLHTKIEANWSAAAYPAGMILAGLAVERFMARNAGRRRVFVWPALGVLVFLGLHLPGYIPWDGPKNPVHRLLGWEELGSAVAKMQEELGGPAFALSDEYGVTAELSFYVPGQKRAFCAAGSRKMNQYDFWSGPGAEQTNAVLVIKGRKPTVPDSVRSMFASVGEPVMLTTTQGPRQGQTFLLFPCRGYTGQWARQEGKTF
- a CDS encoding OmpA/MotB family protein, with translation MHEPTPDTIRDAHARLHPSPQAENPSARRLSGMELTLGSPLASQYLDVFNREMKPRSANWAIWWSDLMMTMFIMFAALYAFQIPVSRAVPSPSEPMPVVVRPRPDDAGSILARVHDQIRDVIQREGLGDSVIARLTPGKSLRVTLAGDAFFISGSATLRPEGKNALVPLARILRGAPHSLAVSGHASAGESLPDGSGPWTLSTARSGEVAKFLIRDGVSSDRVSLAGYGDQRPLRKDMAASARNRRVDLVLSMDNPTEPVSEIAQSGSGFRSWVAEKEPAGSR
- a CDS encoding ferredoxin; its protein translation is MSIVIDHEECIGCETCVELCPEVFSMIPEEEKAMVTAPDSTAECVQDAIDACPVTAISR
- a CDS encoding class I fructose-bisphosphate aldolase, with product MIGHLRKAARLFHPESRRTVILPLDHGLSEGSIAGLEDPGEVLRAARALPIQAVVLHKGMTMAHGGEVRLDQSLVVHLSAGTRHGLPPYSKALVCSVPEALRLGADMVSMHINIGNDLEDRMLADLGACVEDAHQLGLPLLAMIYARGGQIVNETDPVLVAHSIRIGAELGADVIKVPYCGNPQSFSRAVSACPAPVVVSGGPRNGDFRVFVRALREALDAGAAGVCVGRNAFQQENPAKAMQEICALVHGGTA
- a CDS encoding nickel-dependent hydrogenase large subunit, giving the protein MMATIVPFGPQHPVLPEPLHLRLVLQDEIVTEALPTLGYVHRGLETLVTLKDVDQMVQVVERVCGICSCIHAHNYCMCIEDLLGVEVPPRADFLRIIWSELHRMHSHLLWLGLLADAFGMESLFMHCWRIRERVLDVMEATAGNRVIMSVNRVGGTRRDMSDDQLRWVLQVADELEQELDRIKPVLTNDYTVKKRTVGKGVLTRDQAYELGAAGPQLRGSGVAQDIRMTGYGGYKYVDFEPVVETDGDSYARTLVRFREIYQAIDIIRQLVSKIPRGDIWAKPKGRPEGEIVRRTEQPRGELMYYVKASGGKFLDRVRIRTPTFANVPPLLAMLPGCEMADVPVIVLSIDPCISCTER
- a CDS encoding RluA family pseudouridine synthase, which gives rise to MERIRTQVRVVEVGPEEDGRKLLSFLEARLGRLPSGLYMRLVRSGQIRLDGRRCKPFDRVQAGQKVRIPPVEVERKEEALPRGSLSIVHEDGDMLVIDKPAGLPVHPGTGWTDSVHGRLDAWQPRPIPVHRLDRDTSGLLLCAKTHRFLRSMHSVWHTVTKAYVCWVEGLWPHGSWHTVISELGKTGTPRGERMCSGHGRRAVSHVHPLRKKDGRTLLVVVLGTGRTHQIRVHLADSGHPIVGDAKYGRGQGLLLHAAALRWPGHSFSALPEWPGPFAPERGCEEEIFSLLAENFPGREDI
- a CDS encoding lipoate--protein ligase, whose translation is MRFIHNTSTDPAFNLAAEEWLLRHTETDIFMLWRNAPAVIVGRNQNTSAEIDEDFARQRGIRVIRRLTGGGAVFHDLGNVNFTFIQLGQRSSLDFHRFTLPILEALRALGIDCRFEGRNDLVIDGRKFSGNAQTIEKDRVLHHGTLLFSAEMADLSGVLKVNQAKYADKAVKSVRKRVTNISSHLKEPLSVEDFIAHVMRHVAAGIPGFRQDISSGEEADISALADAKYRTWEWNFGASPAYAFTRVTRTAGGVVEVHLDVSRGIIAEARIFGDFFGVRPVEELERQLAGCAHERKAIEDRLGRVHIGDYISGVEPRDVLHCFF
- a CDS encoding motility protein A, which translates into the protein MDWKSRIGLLLCALIFAAGFAGSGDMSRYFNAAGLLVVLGGSFGAAIASFRMQRLSYVWKVLRNSYRAKMKEPAEIVEILVDLSVKSRIRGLHTLAEDERETSIMFLRRALGFVVDNYSQEQTADILHTEMFFFKQRRDESERVLRIMADICPAIGLAGSVIGLIGMLSGVNDTSVVVSTIPIALTSTLYGVILANFILLPMAARVREVTDHELLLQKIIIEGIRAIQSELNPRVLEVKLKSFLTPSAREGQLVSLARIKERFGLHGQEPAGAGQKSAAAPREEQEAVPVSELMKEKQPETRKAG